In one Arachis duranensis cultivar V14167 chromosome 9, aradu.V14167.gnm2.J7QH, whole genome shotgun sequence genomic region, the following are encoded:
- the LOC107463985 gene encoding uncharacterized protein LOC107463985: MPSSSSISQDLYPSQDDLLYEEEILRNPFSLKLWWRYLIARSESPFKKRFVIYERALKALPGSYKLWHAYLRERLDLVRNLPITHSQYDTLNNTFERALVTMHKMPRIWIMYLQTLTHQKLLTRTRRTFDRALCALPVTQHDRIWEPYLVFVSQRGVPIETSLRVYRRYLKYDPSHIEDFIEFLVNSCLWQEAAERLASVLNDGMFFSIKGKTRHRLWLELCELLTRHANEVSGLNVDAIIRGGIRKFTDEVGRLWTSLAEYYIRRGLHEKARDVFEEGMSTVVTVRDFGVIFDSYSQFEESMLAYKMEEMGMSDEEEEDGEENGFGDGEEEDVRFKGEDFERKILRGFWLNDKNDIDLRLARFDYLMERRPELANSVLLRQNPHNVEQWHRRVKLFEGNPTRQILTYTEAVRTIDPMKAVGKPHTLWVAFAKLYEHHKDLANARVIFDKAVQVNYKTVDNLASVWCEWAEMELRHKNFKGALDLMRRATAEPSVEVKRRVAADGNEPVQMKLHKSLRLWTFYVDLEESLGTLESTRAVYERILDLRIATPQIIINYAYFLEEHKYFEDAFKVYERGVKIFKYPHVKDIWVTYLSKFVKRYGKTKLERARELFENAVETAPADQVKPLYLQYAKLEEDYGLAKRAMKVYDEATKAVPNDEKLSMYEIYIARASEIFGVPKTRQIYELAIQSGLPDKDVKTMCLKFAELEKSLGEIDRARAIYGHASQFANPRSDPEFWEKWHEFEVQHGNEDTFREMLRIKRSVSASYSQTHFILPEYLMQKDQTVNLDEAKDKLKQAGVPEDEMAALERQLAPATNDTATKERKVGFVSAGVESQTDGGLRVSANHEDIELPEESDSDDEEKVEIAQKDVPSAVFGSLVRGREESGMNGEADGTKDQDNESRLGALERIKRQKTK, from the exons ATGCCTTCATCATCGTCAATTTCTCAGGACCTGTACCCTTCCCAAGACGACCTTCTGTACGAGGAAGAGATTCTCCGAAACCCTTTCAGCCTCAAGCTATGGTGGCGATACCTAATTGCTCGTTCCGAATCTCCCTTCAAGAAACGTTTCGTCATTTACGAACGCGCTCTCAAAGCCCTTCCAGGTTCCTACAAGCTCTGGCACGCTTACCTCCGCGAGCGCCTCGATCTCGTTCGAAACCTCCCAATCACTCACTCTCAATACGACACCCTCAACAACACTTTCGAGCGTGCTCTCGTCACTATGCACAAGATGCCTCGAATCTGGATCATGTACCTCCAAACCCTAACCCACCAGAAGCTTCTTACAAGAACCAGGAGAACCTTCGATCGAGCTCTTTGCGCTTTGCCGGTCACTCAGCATGATAGGATCTGGGAACCCTATTTGGTTTTCGTGAGTCAGAGGGGTGTGCCCATAGAGACTTCTCTTCGGGTTTATCGTAGGTACTTGAAGTACGATCCTTCTCATATTGAggattttattgagtttttggTGAATTCTTGCTTGTGGCAGGAGGCTGCTGAAAGGTTGGCTTCGGTTTTGAATGATGGCATGTTTTTCTCGATTAAGGGGAAGACTAGGCATAGATTGTGGTTGGAGTTGTGTGAATTGCTCACTAGGCATGCTAATGAGGTCTCGGGGTTAAATGTGGATGCCATAATTAGGGGTGGGATTAGGAAGTTCACTGATGAGGTTGGCAGGTTGTGGACTTCGTTGGCCGAGTATTATATTAGGAGGGGTTTGCATGAGAAGGCGAGGGATGTGTTCGAGGAAGGGATGTCAACTGTTGTGACTGTTAGGGATTTCGGTGTGATTTTCGATTCGTATTCACAGTTTGAGGAGAGCATGCTTGCTTACAAGATGGAGGAGATGGGAATGAGTGACGAGGAGGAAGAAGATGGTGAAGAAAACGGTTTTGGGGATGGGGAAGAGGAGGATGTTCGGTTTAAAGGGGAGGATTTTGAGAGGAAGATCTTACGCGGGTTTTGGTTGAATGACAAGAATGACATAGACTTGAGGTTGGCACGTTTTGATTACCTTATGGAAAGGAGGCCGGAGTTGGCTAACAGTGTGCTATTGCGCCAGAATCCTCACAATGTGGAGCAGTGGCATCGGAGGGTGAAGCTTTTTGAGGGTAATCCTACGAGGCAGATACTGACTTATACGGAGGCTGTCAGGACGATTGATCCCATGAAGGCAGTGGGAAAGCCTCATACTTTGTGGGTTGCCTTCGCCAAGCTGTATGAACATCATAAAGATCTTGCCAATGCCCGGGTCATATTTGACAAGGCAGTACAAGTGAATTATAAAACTGTGGATAATCTGGCTAGTGTCTGGTGTGAGTGGGCAGAAATGGAGTTGAGACATAAGAATTTTAAAGGAGCACTTGATCTTATGAGGCGGGCTACAGCAGAACCATCGGTTGAAGTCAAACGAAGAG tgGCTGCTGATGGGAATGAACCAGTTCAGATGAAGTTGCATAAATCTTTGAGATTGTGGACCTTTTATGTCGATTTGGAGGAGAGTCTAGGTACTTTGGAGTCTACCCGGGCTGTTTATGAGCGGATATTAGATTTACGAATAGCCACACcacaaataattattaattatgccTACTTTCTGGAG GAGCATAAATACTTTGAAGATGCTTTTAAAGTGTATGAAAGAGGGGTGAAGATATTCAAGTATCCACATGTGAAAGACATATGGGTCACATATCTGTCTAAATTTGTGAAGAGATATGGAAAGACAAAATTGGAGAGAGCAAGAGAGCTGTTTGAGAATGCAGTTGAAACG GCTCCAGCTGATCAAGTGAAGCCTCTTTACCTGCAATATGCTAAGCTGGAGGAGGACTATGGACTAGCCAAGCGAGCCATGAAAGTGTACGATGAAGCAACTAAGGCTGTTCCTAATGATGAGAAGTTAAGCATGTATGAAATATACATTGCTCGTGCATCTGAGATATTTGGTGTACCCAAAACTAGGCAGATCTATGAGCTGGCAATTCAATCTGGTCTTCCGGACAAAGATGTCAAAACTATGTGCCTAAAGTTTGCTGAGCTGGAGAAAAGCTTGGGAGAAATAGATCGAGCACGTGCAATATATGGACATGCCTCTCAGTTTGCCAATCCACGATCAGATCCGGAATTCTGGGAAAAGTGGCATGAATTTGAAGTTCAGCATGGAAACGAAGATACCTTTAGAGAGATGCTTCGCATTAAACGAAGTGTCTCTGCAAGCTACAGCCAG ACACATTTCATATTGCCAGAGTATCTGATGCAAAAGGATCAGACTGTGAATCTTGATGAAGCCAAAGACAAGTTGAAACAGGCTGGGGTCCCTGAGGATGAAATGGCTGCTTTAGAAAGGCAACTAGCCCCAGCAACAAACGATACAGCAACCAAAGAGAGAAAAGTAGGGTTTGTGAGTGCTGGAGTGGAATCACAGACTGATGGAGGGTTGAGAGTCAGTGCGAATCACGAGGATATTGAGTTACCAGAAGAAAGTGACTCTGATGATGaggaaaaggttgaaattgcACAAAAGGATGTCCCTTCTGCTGTTTTTGGCAGTTTGGTTCGAGGTAGAGAGGAGAGTGGAATGAATGGAGAAGCGGATGGTACTAAAGATCAAGATAATGAGAGTCGGCTTGGTGCCCTTgagagaataaagaggcaaaaaacaaaatga
- the LOC107464089 gene encoding hexokinase-2 — protein sequence MGRVVVVAAVIGVATAVAVAAVVGRRFVRKWRRRAKALAIVKEVEEKCATPIAKLRQVADAMTVEMHAGLASEGGSKLKMLITYVDNLPTGDEEGLFYALDLGGTNFRVLRVQLGGKGGGIVSQEFTEVSIPPKLMVGSSSALFEYIASKLAKFVAEEGPDFQIHPGRQRELGFTFSFPVMQTSIDSGNLIKWTKGFSIDDTVGKDIVAELTKAMEKQGLDMRVTALVNDTVGTLAGGRYTDKDVIAAVILGTGTNAAYVERAQAIPKWHGLLPKSGEMVINMEWGNFRSSHLPLTEFDHALDMESLNPGEQVYEKIISGMYLGDIVRRVLCKMAEEASFFGDTVPPKLKVPFTLRTPDMSAMHHDTSADLSVVGNKLKTIFEIQDSSLESRKVVIELCNIIATRGARLAAAGMLGILKKLGKDTLNDSEGQRFVIAMDGGLYEHYDAYSKCLEDTVAELLGEVVSQNIVIQHSMDGSGIGAALLAASHSQYLEG from the exons ATGGGTCGAGTGGTGGTGGTCGCGGCGGTGATTGGGGTGGCGACGGCGGTGGCTGTAGCAGCAGTGGTAGGTCGGCGGTTTGTGAGAAAATGGCGTCGTAGGGCGAAGGCATTGGCGATAGTGAAGGAGGTTGAGGAGAAGTGCGCAACCCCTATCGCCAAGCTGAGACAGGTGGCGGATGCCATGACCGTTGAGATGCACGCCGGTCTCGCATCTGAGGGTGGCAGTAAGCTCAAGATGCTCATCACTTACGTCGATAATCTCCCCACTGG GGATGAGGAAGGACTATTTTATGCATTGGACCTTGGAGGAACTAACTTTCGTGTATTACGTGTGCAACTGGGGGGAAAGGGAGGTGGTATTGTTAGTCAAGAATTTACTGAGGTGTCAATTCCACCTAAGTTGATGGTTGGATCATCAAGT GCACTATTTGAATATATTGCATCAAAACTTGCAAAATTTGTTGCCGAAGAAGGACCAgattttcaaattcatcctgGTAGACAGAGGGAACTAGGTTTCACCTTTTCCTTCCCTGTCATGCAAACATCAATTGATTCTGGGAACCTTATAAAGTGGACAAAAGGCTTCTCCATAGATGATACA GTTGGTAAGGATATTGTGGCAGAATTGACAAAAGCCATGGAGAAGCAAGGTCTTGATATGCGTGTAACAGCTCTG GTCAATGATACAGTTGGAACATTAGCTGGAGGTCGATACACAGACAAAGATGTCATTGCTGCTGTTATTTTAGGTACTGGAACAAATGCAGCATATGTGGAGCGTGCTCAAGCAATACCAAAATGGCATGGCCTTTTGCCCAAGTCCGGAGAAATG GTTATTAACATGGAGTGGGGAAATTTCCGGTCTTCACATCTTCCCTTAACCGAGTTTGATCATGCATTAGATATGGAGAGTTTAAACCCTGGTGAACAG GTTTATGAGAAGATAATTTCTGGTATGTATTTGGGAGATATTGTTCGAAGAGTGCTATGTAAAATGGCTGAAGAAGCTTCCTTTTTCGGGGACACCGTTCCTCCAAAGTTGAAAGTTCCGTTCACATTAAG GACACCTGACATGTCTGCAATGCATCATGACACATCTGCTGATCTCAGTGTAGTTGGGAACAAACTGAAGACCATTTTTGAG ATACAAGATAGTTCATTGGAATCAAGGAAGGTGGTTATTGAGCTCTGCAACATTATTGCTACACGCGGTGCTCGTCTTGCCGCTGCCGGCATGTTGGGTATCCTGAAGAAGCTGGGGAAAGACACCCTCAATGACAGTGAGGGTCAAAGGTTTGTGATAGCCATGGATGGTGGATTGTATGAGCATTATGATGCATACAGCAAGTGCCTAGAGGATACCGTGGCTGAGTTGCTTGGAGAAGTTGTCTCACAAAACATTGTCATACAGCACTCCATGGATGGTTCTGGAATTGGTGCTGCTCTTCTTGCTGCTTCTCATTCTCAGTACCTTGAAGGCTAA